A DNA window from Impatiens glandulifera chromosome 7, dImpGla2.1, whole genome shotgun sequence contains the following coding sequences:
- the LOC124910785 gene encoding probable calcium-binding protein CML44: protein MTLPVIITSDLHIIFEKLDRNGDGWVSLEALCYLFHEIGLSTTQDELEPLVDGKTRLDLIDFVCFYDNIINTISTDEEKEVVEAFKVFDLDGDGHITAEELKRVLKKLGMWTEDCGTDCDTMIQAYDSNSDGVLDFQEFKNMLMFTNSNPNPNYKL from the coding sequence ATGACATTACCAGTAATAATCACAAGTGATTTGCACATAATCTTCGAGAAGCTTGACAGAAATGGCGACGGTTGGGTAAGTTTAGAAGCTTTATGTTATCTCTTCCATGAAATAGGTCTCTCCACGACCCAAGACGAACTCGAGCCACTCGTCGACGGAAAAACAAGGCTCGATCTCATTGATTTCGTTTGTTTCTACGACAACATCATTAACACTATTAGTACTGACGAGGAAAAAGAGGTTGTTGAGGCGTTTAAGGTTTTTGATTTGGATGGCGACGGACATATCACGGCTGAGGAACTCAAGAGAGTGTTGAAGAAACTGGGGATGTGGACGGAGGATTGTGGAACAGATTGTGATACTATGATTCAAGCTTATGATTCTAATTCTGATGGTGTTCTTGATTTTCAAGAGTTTAAGAATATGCTCATGTTTACTAACTCTAATCCTAATCCTAATTACAAACTTTGA
- the LOC124945605 gene encoding UDP-sugar pyrophosphorylase encodes MATPAASAAEELSKLTIDAKWVSSAPNLKKNLHLLSPQQVSLAKMLLETDQTHLFQHWPEPGTDDGEKRAFFDQISRLNDSYPGGLITYIKTARELLADSKAGKNPFDGFTPSVPSGEVLKFGDDNFVQYELNGIKEAKDAAFVLVAGGLGERLGYNGIKVALPRETTTGTCFLQHYIDSILALQDASCSLVEGGCQRKIPLAIMTSDDTHERTLELLEKNYYFGMTASQVKLLKQEKVACLDDNDARLALDPKNKYSIQTKPHGHGDVHSLLYSSGLLNEWRDAGLKWVLFFQDTNGLLFQAIPASLGVSAAKQYDVNSLAVPRKAKEAIGGITKLTHSDGRTMVINVEYNQLDPLLRATGYPDGDVNSETGYSPFPGNINQLILAVGPYLEELKKTGGSIKEFVNPKYKDSTKTSFKSSTRLECMMQDYPKTLPPTARVGFTVMDIWLAYAPVKNNPEDAAKVPKGNPYHSATSGEMAIYRASSLILRKAGVKIDDPITEVFNGQEVEVWPRITWKPKWGVSFTDITSKIKGNNSISQKSTLVINGSKVVLEDLSLNGTLVINSNDVAEVKVGGVVENKGWTLEKVDYKDTSAPEEIRIRGFKINRIEQLEKTN; translated from the exons ATGGCGACGCCGGCGGCATCAGCGGCGGAGGAATTATCGAAGCTCACCATCGATGCGAAATGGGTTTCCTCTGCTCCAAATCTGAAGAAGAATTTGCACCTTCTTTCTCCACAGCAG GTTTCTCTGGCGAAAATGTTATTGGAAACGGATCAGACTCATCTTTTTCAGCATTGGCCTGAGCCTGGAACTGATGATGGAGAGAAACGAGCTTTCTTCGATCAG ATATCACGCCTCAATGATAGCTATCCAGGTGGGTTGATTACCTACATTAAGACTGCGAGAGAACTCTTAGCCGATTCCAAAGCTGGGAAGAACCCTTTTGATGGCTTTACACCTTCC GTCCCATCAGGAGAGGTTCTGAAATTTGGTGATGATAACTTTGTTCAATATGAGTTGAATGGTATTAAGGAAGCGAAGGATGCTGCCTTTGTTCTTGTTGCAGGGGGACTTGGCGAACGCCTGGGATACAATGGAATCAAG GTGGCTCTTCCTAGAGAGACTACTACAGGGACTTGTTTCTTGCAGCATTATATTGACTCCATTTTAGCTCTACAAGATGCAAGCTGCAGCCTTGTTGAAG GAGGATGCCAGAGGAAGATTCCTCTTGCTATAATGACATCAGATGATACGCATGAACGTACTTTAGAACTgttggaaaaaaattattattttggaatGACTGCTTCACAAGTTAAACTTCTGAAACAG GAAAAAGTTGCTTGCTTAGATGATAATGATGCAAGACTTGCCTTGGacccaaaaaataaatacagTATTCAG ACAAAACCGCATGGTCATGGAGATGTTCACTCACTCCTTTACTCCAGTGGCTTGTTAAATGAATG GCGAGATGCTGGTTTGAAGTGGGTTCTGTTCTTCCAAGACACAAATGGACTTCTCTTTCAG GCAATCCCTGCTTCCCTGGGAGTTAGTGCTGCCAAACAGTATGATGTTAATTCCCTTGCTGTTCCTCGCAAAGCAAAAGAGGCTATTGGAGGAATTACAAAACTTACTCATTCTGATG GTAGAACAATGGTGATTAATGTTGAATACAACCAGCTTGATCCCTTACTTAGGGCAACAGGTTATCCTGATGGTGATGTCAATTCTGAAACAGGCTATTCACCTTTTCCTGGAAACATAAACCAA TTAATACTTGCTGTTGGCCCTTATCTGGAGGAGCTTAAAAAGACTGGAGGTTCGATCAAGGAGTTTGTTAATCCCAA GTACAAGGATTCAACTAAAACTTCTTTCAAGTCCTCCACTCGGTTAGAGTGTATGATGCAAGATTATCCTAAGACGTTACCTCCAACCGCTAGGGTTGGATTTACG GTAATGGATATATGGCTTGCATATGCACCTGTCAAGAACAACCCTGAAGATGCTGCAAAG GTTCCAAAGGGAAATCCATATCACAGTGCAACTTCTGGGGAAATGGCCATCTATAGAGCAAGTAGTCTCATTTTGAGGAAG GCTGGTGTGAAGATAGATGATCCAATAACCGAAGTGTTCAATGGACAAGAGGTGGAAGTGTGGCCTCGCATAACCTGGAAACCGAAATGGGGAGTGAGTTTTACGGATATCACTAGtaaaattaaaggaaataacTCGATTTCGCAGAAATCTACATTGGTCATCAATGGCAGTAAAGTTGTTCTTGAGGACCTGTCTTTGAATGGAACTCTTGTTATTAACTCCAATGATGTTGCTGAG GTGAAAGTTGGGGGTGTGGTGGAAAATAAGGGCTGGACACTTGAAAAAGTCGACTACAAAGACACTTCAGCTCCCGAAGAAATCAGGATCCGTGGCTTCAAAATCAACAGGATCGAACAGTTGGAGAAGACGAACTGA
- the LOC124945651 gene encoding uncharacterized protein LOC124945651, translating to MSRIRSRDVNVQYDEYLDRHLKRRKIHTGDFAYNLDIIMQNKGNTDGKIDEAYLNYLAHVRNDGERQKGIYESEDEDEDEVETDPQYIKFLQCLKKDGKSYILTTIGEDGKPLHIKYEKEEDDELNEDHVPQKPRKTISKDVRAPNRIINEDNGEMGRKCRGKAVETSTLGGTKDLEREFRDHGEPNRCASHRKSARIDKTPAAGGKDMKIFKTDPNYQIFLDNIKREQPLFVRIGDIAITYSEDESPADSEILVTTDVSDFNVGNHNPFVTSKHFITSPVENMEQPSTMNCSQFKERLMSVLKTPFNEIEYKRLKEEIKKQTPKNGRHRDLRGDASLRSYPTDECNESYLEQHTDFKLKMCEAKMDEPKQLNLLRGFFFWLENLAHDGAFHPWKDPHCV from the exons ATGAGTCGAATTCGGTCTCGAGATGTGAATGTTCAGTACGACGAGTATTTGGATCGGCATTTGAAGAGGAGAAAGATTCATACAGGGGATTTCGCTTATAACCTTGATATCATCATGCAAAATAAGGGAAATACTGATGGAAAGATTGATGAAGCATACCTAAATTATCTGGCCCACGTTAGGAATGATGGTGAAAGACAAAAGGGTATATATGAGagtgaagatgaagatgaagatgaagttgaaaCGGATCCtcaatatatcaaatttttacAGTGTTTGAAAAAAGATGGGAAATCTTATATTCTTACAACAATTGGTGAAGATGGGAAGCCTCTGCACATCAAATacgaaaaagaagaagatgatgaactGAATGAAGATCATGTCCCACAGAAACCAAGAAAAACTATCTCCAAAGATGTGAGAGCTCCAAACAGGATTATAAACGAAGACAATGGAGAAATGGGGAGAAAATGCAGAGGAAAAGCTGTGGAAACCTCAACCTTAGGGGGAACTAAGGATTTAGAACGAGAATTTCGAGATCATGGTGAGCCCAATCGATGTGCAAGTCACAGAAAAAGTGCAAGGATTGATAAGACACCAGCAGCTGGAGGAAAggatatgaaaattttcaagACAGACCCTAACTATCAAATATTCCTTGATAATATCAAGAGAGAACAACCTTTATTTGTCAGAATTGGAGATATCGCCATAACATATAGCGAGGATGAAAGTCCTGCAGACTCTGAAATTTTGGTGACAACTGATGTCTCAGATTTCAATGTTGGAAACCATAATCCTTTCGTAACTTCAAAGCACTTCATAACTTCACCG GTTGAAAACATGGAGCAGCCAAGCACAATGAATTGTTCTCAGTTTAAAGAAAGATTAATGAGTGTTCTGAAAACACCATTTAATGAAATAGAATACAAAAGGCTTAAGGAGGAGATTAAGAAGCAAACGCCCAAGAATGGTCGTCACAGAGACTTGCGTGGAGATGCATCATTAAGATCATACCCAACAGATGAATGCAATGAGTCATACCTTGAACAACATACTG ATTTTAAGTTGAAAATGTGCGAAGCCAAGATGGATGAGCCCAAACAATTAAATCTCTTACGCGGTTTTTTCTTTTGGTTGGAG